From one Rhopalosiphum padi isolate XX-2018 chromosome 2, ASM2088224v1, whole genome shotgun sequence genomic stretch:
- the LOC132919356 gene encoding loricrin-like, translating into MNGLLLCLVVATIAIVTAEPPSSYSRPSFGGHSSGGFGGYSSGGGGGYSSGGSGYSSGGSGYSSGGSGYSSGGGGYSSGGSGYSSGGSYVPVAPGPSTYEGQYVDGQLLEQIKQIVLRDEAQNSGSSGGYPSSSYGAPSSSYGAPSSSYGAPSSSYGAPSSSYGAPSSSYGVPSQSYSSRVVGVELEQVKPAIQVAQFQQSGGYSSGGGGYSSGGGYSSGGGYSSGPSSSYGAPSRPSSSYGAPSSSY; encoded by the exons atgaacGGTCTTCTGTTG TGTCTCGTCGTGGCCACGATCGCCATCGTCACCGCTGAACCACCAAGCAGCTACAGCCGACCATCGTTCGGAGGTCATTCGTCCGGCGGTTTCGGTGGTTACTCTTCCGGCGGTGGTGGTGGATACTCGTCCGGCGGCAGTGGATACTCGTCCGGCGGCAGCGGTTACTCGTCCGGCGGCAGCGGATACTCGTCCGGCGGTGGTGGATACTCATCCGGCGGCAGCGGATACTCGTCCGGTGGCAGCTACGTGCCAGTAGCCCCAGGACCATCCACATACGAAGGACAGTACGTCGACGGACAGCTGCTCGAACAGATCAAGCAGATCGTGCTTAGAGACGAAGCCCAAAACTCCGGATCATCCGGCGGATATCCTTCCTCGTCCTACGGCGCCCCGTCATCGTCCTACGGCGCACCTTCATCGTCCTACGGAGCCCCGTCCTCATCTTACGGCGCACCGTCCTCGTCCTACGGCGCCCCATCATCGTCCTACGGAGTCCCGTCCCAATCGTACTCGAGCCGCGTCGTTGGCGTTGAATTGGAACAGGTGAAACCAGCCATCCAAGTGGCTCAATTCCAACAGTCCGGCGGCTACTCGTCCGGCGGTGGTGGCTACTCTTCCGGTGGCGGATACTCTTCCGGTGGCGGATACTCCTCCGGCCCGTCGTCCTCGTACGGAGCTCCCTCCAGGCCGTCTTCGTCCTACGGAGCACCATCGTCCTCTTACTAA
- the LOC132919358 gene encoding immediate early response 3-interacting protein 1, whose amino-acid sequence MGFSLWTLLEASLLCLNAICILNEERVLAKYGWSTVNREFEDMPTTKTQILSLMKSIRTVVKYPLIIFNLLIILVKSLTG is encoded by the exons ATGGGGTTTTCGTTGTGGACCCTGCTTGAGGCCTCGCTGTTGTGTCTGAACGCCATATGCATCCTGAACGAAGAAAGAGTTCTGGCCAAGT acggCTGGTCCACGGTGAACCGAGAGTTTGAGGACATGCCAACCACAAAAACACAGATCCTGTCACTCATGAAGTCTATCCGTACAGTCGTTAAAT ATCCTCTCATAATTTTCAATCTGCTGATCATACTTGTCAAGAGTCTTACaggataa